The window CACTCGGCCGTCCGAGCGAACACCCGTTCGACGTCGCCGACGACCCAGCGCAGGTAGTCGAAGTCATGGATGGCCATGTCGAGAAGGACGCCCCCGCTCTGCGCTTTGTCGCCGAACCACGAATTGCTGCCGTACCGTGGCGGTGACGACATCCGCTCGGTGCGGAACGTGCCCGGCGTTCCGATCTCGCCCGCGTCGATGCGCCGTTTCGCTTCGACGTACTCGGGGAAGTACCGCAACACGTGGCCGGTCATGAAGGTGATACCGGCTTTTTCTACCGCCTCGACGATGGCGTCTGCGTCCTCGACGGTGCGAGCGAGCGGTTTCTCGCAGAACGCGTCGAGTTCGCGTTCGGCGGCGGCCTCGACGAGCGGTCTGTGCGTCGGCGTCGGCGTACAGATATCGACGACGGTGACGTCGGCGTCGTCCATCATCTCTTCGGCGTCGGCGTACACGTCGGCCCCCGGGGCGTGCTCCGCCGCGAATTCCTCTCGGTTGTCGCCGAGCGACGCGACGGCGACGACTTCCGCGTCAGCCACCTCCTGGTAACTGTTAGCGTGAGTCGTGGCCATGAAGCCACTTCCCACTAAGCCAATTCGTTGCATCACCTCCAACGTGCGGAACTATCGATATTAAAACTTCTGTAGCGGCAACTAGCACTCAGATGTTCGACCAGGTAGTGTTCGTCTCGGAGGTGAAGCCCGCTCCGGCGAAGCGGTCGCTCTCGTCGAACACCGACCGGATGACCGAGGGGTCCTCCAGCAGTCGGTGGCGGAGATAGCTCCCGCGGGCGCGCCCGCCGCCGGTTCGCGTGATCTCGAGCACTTCGAGGTACTCCCACTCGCGCAACAGGTCGTGGACGCGCCGTTTCGAGAGCGCGTCTAAACTGACCTCTGCGCAGATGTCCTCGTAGGCGGCGTACACCTCCGAGGTCTCGAACGTCCGCGTCTTCTCGACGAGCGCCAGCGAGACGACCGCCAGCAGCGTCGCCTTCTGCTGGGTGGTCGCCCCCGCGAGTAACGCCTCGACTCGGTCGCGTTCGGCCAAGTTGTCGGCGCGCTGCACGTGGTCGACGGTGATGGCGTCGGCGTTGTCGCACGCGGCGAGTTCTCCGGCGTGACGGAGCAGATTGATCGCCTTCCGCGCGTCGCCGTGCTCCTCCGCGGCGAGGGAGGCGCACTCCGACACCGCGTCGTCGGAGAGCGTTCCGCTCTCGAAAGCGTCCGACCGACTCCGGATTATCTCGCGGAGCGCCCGGCGGTCGTACGGCGTGAAGACGATTTCGCGCTCCTGGAGGCTGCTTTTGACCCGCTCTTCGAGCCGATTTCGGTACTTTATCTTGTTGCTGATGCCGACGACACCCACCGAACACCGGTCGAGCTTCCCCGTCTCCGCCGCGCGCGACAGCTGCATGAGCAAGTCGTCTCCCTCCAGACGGTCGATCTCGTCGAGGATCACGAGCGCGACGTCGAAGCGAGCGTCGAGTACCCGCCAGAGCAAGCGATAGTACCGCGACCGGCCGAGGCCGGTCTCAGGGACGACCAACTCGGTCTTCTCGGGGTCGTTCAGCGCACGCACCGTCGCCCTGACCGCGCGCGTTTCGGTGTTCTCCTGCGAGCAGTCGACGATAGCGCGACCGACGGTGACGCCGTTCTCCGCCGCGGCTTCGACGATTCGCTCCGTCGCGTACCGTGCGCAAAGCGACTTTCCGGTGCCGGTCTTGCCGTACAGGAAGACGTTGCTCGGCGCTTCGCCCGTGACGGCGGGGTTGAGGGCGGTCGCCAGGCGGCGGATCTCCTCGTTTCGGGCGACGATGTTCGCGGGGTCGGGGACGTACCCGACCTCGAGCCATCCTTTCTTCGAGAAGATTCGGTCCCGAGGGCTAAACGCGTCCCCGAGGGCGCCCGCGTTCTCGACCGGTTCGTCGTACCGTGTCATACAGTCCCATTACTGGCACGTGGCTGATAAACGCATCGGGCGTCCACCTTCACTGCGAATCCGCTCCCCAGCGGTCCGAGTGCGAGTCCTCGACGCTCTCCGGTCGCGCTCGGCGTCCACCCCCTCCCCCCTCGTTTCACCTGTAAGACATTACAACCCTAAATCCGTAATGGGATGCAAGTCATTTACACCCGTGCACGTTTACTCGGCCCTCGGTGAATCTGTCGAGTCCGACGGCTCGCCGTGCGCAGCAGGCACCGTCGGAAAACGCTGCGGAAAAAGTCGGGCCGCGTCAGCCGAGATACGCGTCGGCGCTCTTGTGGAGCGCGACGAACCCTTCGGCGAACTCCGCACCTCTGGTCCGCCCGAGCACCCGCGCCTCGGCGCGAACGCCCTCGACGAGTCCGTCGAACTCCGCGTCGATGCCGCCGTGTTCCTCCAGCCACTCGACCTGCGACTCGTGCTGGAGTATCGCCTCCTCCTTCGTCGACTGGTAGTCGGCGATGTCGATGTACGTCTCCGGTTCGAACGAGGAGGTCGGCTTGCCGAAGTAGTAGACGTTCTGCGGCTCCCACGGTTCGTACTCCGTCTCCAACAGCGGAAGCGAACACATGTAGTAGGCGTCCGTCACCAGCCTCGACGTGGCCCGATGGTCGGGATGCATGTCGTCGCGGTAGTGGGTGAGCACGACGTCGGGGCGGTGTTCGCGCAGTACGTCGACGAGTTGGAGGCGGTTCTCCATCGAGTATCGCACGCGGCCGTCCTCGAAGTCGAGGAACGCCGCCTCCGCT of the Haloprofundus salilacus genome contains:
- a CDS encoding PIG-L deacetylase family protein, whose product is MHLTAIVAHPDDADIFCGGTLAKHADRGDDVTVVYMTRGEYGGFDTTEAEVAATREREAEAAAETLGAEAAFLDFEDGRVRYSMENRLQLVDVLREHRPDVVLTHYRDDMHPDHRATSRLVTDAYYMCSLPLLETEYEPWEPQNVYYFGKPTSSFEPETYIDIADYQSTKEEAILQHESQVEWLEEHGGIDAEFDGLVEGVRAEARVLGRTRGAEFAEGFVALHKSADAYLG
- a CDS encoding Gfo/Idh/MocA family protein, whose product is MQRIGLVGSGFMATTHANSYQEVADAEVVAVASLGDNREEFAAEHAPGADVYADAEEMMDDADVTVVDICTPTPTHRPLVEAAAERELDAFCEKPLARTVEDADAIVEAVEKAGITFMTGHVLRYFPEYVEAKRRIDAGEIGTPGTFRTERMSSPPRYGSNSWFGDKAQSGGVLLDMAIHDFDYLRWVVGDVERVFARTAEWDDGHLNQHSSVVLRFEDGTVGHVEASWGYPEGSPFVTSYELAGDEGMLEFDARDENAVRISGGAEGANAPESPLAKSPYTAELEHFIECVEHGHDPDISPDDARKAVRIALAAIESSEHGEPVSPTEVGA
- a CDS encoding Cdc6/Cdc18 family protein, whose translation is MTRYDEPVENAGALGDAFSPRDRIFSKKGWLEVGYVPDPANIVARNEEIRRLATALNPAVTGEAPSNVFLYGKTGTGKSLCARYATERIVEAAAENGVTVGRAIVDCSQENTETRAVRATVRALNDPEKTELVVPETGLGRSRYYRLLWRVLDARFDVALVILDEIDRLEGDDLLMQLSRAAETGKLDRCSVGVVGISNKIKYRNRLEERVKSSLQEREIVFTPYDRRALREIIRSRSDAFESGTLSDDAVSECASLAAEEHGDARKAINLLRHAGELAACDNADAITVDHVQRADNLAERDRVEALLAGATTQQKATLLAVVSLALVEKTRTFETSEVYAAYEDICAEVSLDALSKRRVHDLLREWEYLEVLEITRTGGGRARGSYLRHRLLEDPSVIRSVFDESDRFAGAGFTSETNTTWSNI